A region of Crenobacter cavernae DNA encodes the following proteins:
- a CDS encoding cytochrome b, producing the protein MNTGQRILNWVDERFPLSSVLKEHVTDYYAPKNFNFWYFFGSLALLVLVIQIVTGIFLTMNYKPDANLAFLSVEYIMRDVPGGWIIRYMHSTGASMFFVVVYLHMFRGLIYGSYKQPRELVWVFGSLIFLVLMAEAFMGYLLPWGQMSFWGAQVIVNLFGSIPLIGPDLSVWIRGDYVVSDVTLNRFFALHVIAVPLVLLALVVAHLVALHEVGSNNPDGVEIKKNKDPETGLPLDGIPFHPYYTVKDVLGVAVFLIVFSAIVFFLPEMGGYFLEHPNFDPADPLKTPPHIAPVWYFTPFYAILRAIPSFLGTQVWGVIGMGAAVVIIGLLPWLDKSPVKSVRYRGTKFKFMLVLFIIAFIGLGILGALPATDTRTVVSQILSVVYFAFFFGMPFYTKNDVGAVPVPDRVTESNVRRQIRFVVLFAVTIIGAALFAMFV; encoded by the coding sequence ATGAACACAGGACAACGCATTCTCAACTGGGTCGACGAGCGCTTCCCGCTGTCGTCGGTGCTCAAAGAGCACGTCACCGACTATTACGCGCCGAAAAACTTCAACTTCTGGTACTTCTTCGGTTCGCTCGCGCTCTTGGTGCTGGTGATCCAGATCGTCACCGGCATCTTCCTGACGATGAACTACAAGCCCGACGCGAACCTCGCCTTCCTGTCGGTCGAGTACATCATGCGCGACGTGCCGGGCGGCTGGATCATCCGCTACATGCACTCGACCGGCGCGTCGATGTTCTTCGTCGTCGTCTATCTCCATATGTTCCGCGGCCTGATCTACGGCTCGTACAAGCAGCCGCGCGAGCTGGTCTGGGTGTTCGGCTCGCTGATCTTCCTGGTGCTGATGGCCGAGGCGTTCATGGGCTACCTGTTGCCGTGGGGACAGATGTCGTTCTGGGGCGCGCAGGTGATCGTGAACCTGTTCGGCTCGATCCCGCTGATCGGCCCGGACCTGTCGGTGTGGATCCGCGGCGACTACGTGGTGTCCGACGTCACGCTGAACCGCTTCTTCGCGCTGCACGTGATCGCCGTGCCGCTGGTCCTGTTGGCGCTCGTGGTCGCGCACCTGGTCGCGCTGCACGAAGTCGGCTCGAACAACCCCGACGGCGTCGAGATCAAGAAGAACAAGGACCCCGAGACCGGCCTGCCGCTCGACGGCATCCCGTTCCACCCGTACTACACGGTGAAGGACGTGCTCGGTGTGGCGGTGTTCCTGATCGTGTTCTCGGCGATCGTGTTCTTCCTGCCGGAGATGGGCGGCTACTTCCTCGAGCACCCGAACTTCGACCCGGCCGACCCGCTGAAGACCCCGCCGCATATCGCGCCGGTATGGTACTTCACGCCGTTCTACGCGATCCTGCGCGCGATTCCGTCCTTCCTCGGCACCCAGGTATGGGGCGTGATCGGCATGGGCGCGGCGGTGGTCATCATCGGCCTCTTGCCGTGGCTGGACAAGTCGCCGGTCAAGTCGGTCCGCTACCGCGGCACGAAGTTCAAGTTCATGCTGGTGCTGTTCATCATCGCCTTCATCGGCCTCGGCATCCTCGGCGCGCTGCCGGCGACCGATACCCGTACCGTGGTGTCGCAGATCCTCTCGGTCGTGTACTTCGCGTTCTTCTTCGGCATGCCGTTCTACACCAAGAACGACGTCGGCGCCGTTCCGGTTCCGGACCGCGTGACCGAAAGCAATGTCCGTCGCCAGATCCGCTTCGTCGTGCTGTTCGCGGTGACGATCATCGGTGCGGCGCTGTTCGCGATGTTCGTGTAA
- the petA gene encoding ubiquinol-cytochrome c reductase iron-sulfur subunit yields MSEQHVDTGRRRFLTVATSAVGGVAVAGVATPFLMSFFPSERAKAAGAPVGVDISKLEPGQQITVEWRGKPVWLLSRTPEMVKNLAKNDDKLLDPKSEVEQQPEYCQNPTRSIKPELLVAVGICTHLGCSPTYRPDLAPADLGPEWLGGYYCPCHGSKFDLAARVFKGVPAPKNLEIPPHKYLSDTNLLIGDDK; encoded by the coding sequence ATGAGTGAACAACACGTCGATACGGGGCGCCGTCGATTCCTGACGGTCGCAACCAGCGCGGTTGGTGGTGTGGCCGTGGCCGGGGTCGCCACGCCGTTCTTGATGAGTTTCTTCCCGTCCGAACGGGCCAAGGCCGCCGGAGCGCCGGTGGGGGTGGACATCAGCAAGCTGGAGCCGGGTCAGCAGATCACCGTCGAGTGGCGCGGCAAGCCGGTGTGGCTGCTGTCGCGCACGCCGGAAATGGTGAAGAACCTCGCCAAGAACGACGACAAGCTGCTCGACCCGAAGTCTGAAGTCGAGCAGCAGCCCGAGTACTGCCAGAACCCGACCCGTTCGATCAAGCCGGAGCTTCTCGTCGCCGTCGGCATCTGTACCCATCTGGGCTGTTCGCCGACCTACCGCCCCGACCTCGCGCCGGCCGACCTCGGCCCCGAGTGGCTCGGCGGCTACTACTGTCCGTGTCACGGCTCCAAGTTCGACCTCGCTGCCCGCGTGTTCAAGGGGGTGCCGGCGCCGAAGAACCTGGAAATCCCGCCGCACAAGTATCTGTCCGATACGAACCTGCTGATCGGCGACGACAAATAA
- a CDS encoding Nif3-like dinuclear metal center hexameric protein, with the protein MQRSELIALLDATLEPWRFKDYAPNGLQVEGASEVKKVVTGVTASQALLDEAVARGADAVLVHHGYFWKNEDARVTGIKRRRLKTLLENDINLVAYHLPLDAHPVLGNNVRLAEVLGLTAEGQGGDQNLLWYGRAETVRNARDFADDLSARLGRETLLLGPQDKTIRRVAWCTGGAQGFFADAVALGVDAFITGEVSEQNLHLAEECGVAFIAAGHHATERYGIQALGEWLMQNSDATVEFVDLPNPV; encoded by the coding sequence ATGCAACGCAGCGAACTGATTGCCCTGTTGGACGCCACGCTCGAGCCGTGGCGCTTCAAGGATTACGCGCCGAACGGCCTGCAGGTCGAGGGGGCGAGCGAAGTGAAAAAGGTCGTCACCGGCGTCACCGCGAGCCAGGCACTGCTCGACGAGGCCGTCGCGCGCGGCGCCGACGCGGTGCTGGTCCACCATGGCTACTTCTGGAAGAACGAGGACGCCCGCGTCACCGGCATCAAGCGACGCCGTCTGAAAACGCTGCTCGAAAACGACATCAATCTGGTCGCCTACCACCTGCCGCTCGATGCGCACCCGGTGCTGGGCAACAATGTGAGGTTGGCCGAGGTGCTGGGGCTGACGGCCGAAGGGCAGGGCGGCGACCAGAATCTGCTGTGGTACGGCCGCGCCGAAACGGTGCGGAACGCGCGCGACTTCGCCGACGACTTGTCGGCCAGGCTCGGACGCGAAACGTTGCTCTTGGGGCCGCAAGACAAGACCATCCGACGCGTCGCCTGGTGTACCGGCGGCGCGCAGGGCTTTTTCGCCGACGCGGTCGCGTTGGGCGTCGACGCCTTCATCACCGGCGAGGTGTCCGAGCAGAACCTCCACTTGGCCGAGGAATGCGGGGTGGCCTTCATCGCCGCCGGGCATCACGCGACCGAGCGTTACGGCATCCAGGCGCTCGGCGAATGGCTGATGCAAAACAGCGATGCCACGGTCGAATTCGTCGATCTGCCGAATCCGGTATGA
- the groL gene encoding chaperonin GroEL (60 kDa chaperone family; promotes refolding of misfolded polypeptides especially under stressful conditions; forms two stacked rings of heptamers to form a barrel-shaped 14mer; ends can be capped by GroES; misfolded proteins enter the barrel where they are refolded when GroES binds) codes for MAAKEVKFGDSARAKMVNGVNILADAVKVTLGPKGRNVVLDRSFGAPTITKDGVSVAKEIELKDKFENMGAQMVKEVASKTSDIAGDGTTTATVLAQAIVQEGMKYVAAGMNPMDLKRGIDKAVIALVGELKNIAKPCATSKEIAQVGSISANSDADIGQIIANAMEKVGKEGVITVEDGKSLENELDVVEGMQFDRGYLSPYFINNPEKQIALLDNPFVLLFDKKISNIRDLLPVLEQVAKAGRPLLIVAEDVEGEALATLVVNTIRGILKVVAVKAPGFGDRRKAMLQDIATLTGGTVIAEEVGLTLEKADLSLLGQAKRIEVGKENTIIIDGAGEAAAIQARVDEVRSQIENATSDYDREKLQERVAKLAGGVAVIKVGAATEVEMKEKKARVEDALHATRAAVEEGVVPGGGVAILRARSSLSSVETLNVDQAAGVKIVLRAIEAPLRQIVQNAGDEPSVVINKVLEGTGNFGYNAATSEYGDMIEMGVLDPAKVTRSALQHAASVAGLMLTTDAMIAELPEDKAAAPMGGMGGMGMDGMM; via the coding sequence ATGGCAGCAAAAGAAGTTAAATTCGGTGACTCCGCCCGCGCCAAGATGGTCAACGGCGTCAACATCCTCGCCGACGCGGTCAAGGTGACCCTGGGCCCGAAAGGCCGCAACGTGGTGCTCGACCGCTCGTTCGGCGCGCCGACCATCACCAAGGACGGCGTGTCGGTCGCCAAGGAAATCGAACTGAAGGACAAGTTCGAGAATATGGGCGCGCAGATGGTCAAGGAAGTCGCTTCCAAGACCTCCGACATCGCCGGTGACGGCACCACCACCGCGACCGTGCTGGCGCAGGCCATCGTGCAGGAAGGCATGAAGTACGTCGCCGCCGGCATGAACCCGATGGACCTGAAGCGCGGCATCGACAAGGCGGTGATCGCGCTGGTCGGCGAGCTGAAGAACATCGCCAAGCCGTGCGCGACCTCGAAAGAGATCGCCCAGGTCGGCTCGATCTCGGCCAACTCGGACGCCGACATCGGCCAGATCATCGCCAACGCGATGGAAAAAGTCGGCAAGGAAGGCGTGATCACCGTCGAAGACGGCAAGTCGCTCGAGAACGAACTCGACGTCGTCGAGGGCATGCAGTTCGACCGCGGCTACCTGTCGCCGTACTTCATCAACAACCCGGAAAAACAGATCGCGCTGCTCGACAACCCGTTCGTGCTGCTGTTCGACAAGAAAATCTCGAACATCCGCGACCTGTTGCCGGTGCTCGAGCAGGTGGCCAAGGCCGGCCGTCCGCTGTTGATCGTCGCCGAAGACGTCGAAGGCGAAGCGCTGGCGACCTTGGTGGTCAACACCATCCGCGGCATCCTGAAGGTCGTCGCCGTCAAGGCGCCGGGCTTCGGCGACCGCCGCAAGGCCATGCTGCAGGACATCGCCACGCTGACCGGCGGCACCGTGATCGCCGAAGAAGTCGGCCTGACGCTGGAAAAAGCCGACCTGTCGCTGCTCGGCCAAGCCAAGCGCATCGAAGTGGGCAAGGAAAACACCATCATCATCGACGGTGCCGGCGAAGCCGCCGCGATCCAGGCTCGCGTCGACGAGGTCCGTTCGCAGATCGAAAACGCCACCTCCGATTACGACCGTGAAAAGCTGCAAGAGCGCGTAGCCAAGCTGGCCGGCGGCGTGGCGGTGATCAAGGTCGGCGCCGCGACCGAAGTCGAAATGAAAGAGAAGAAGGCCCGCGTCGAAGATGCGCTGCACGCGACCCGTGCCGCCGTCGAAGAAGGCGTGGTGCCCGGCGGTGGCGTGGCCATCCTGCGCGCGCGTTCGAGCCTGTCGAGCGTCGAGACCCTCAACGTCGACCAGGCCGCCGGCGTGAAGATCGTGCTGCGCGCGATCGAAGCCCCGCTGCGCCAGATCGTGCAGAACGCCGGCGACGAGCCGTCGGTCGTGATCAACAAGGTGCTCGAAGGTACCGGTAACTTCGGTTACAACGCCGCGACCAGCGAATACGGCGACATGATCGAGATGGGCGTGCTCGATCCGGCCAAGGTGACCCGTTCGGCGCTGCAACACGCCGCTTCGGTCGCCGGCCTGATGCTGACCACCGACGCGATGATCGCCGAACTGCCGGAAGACAAGGCCGCAGCCCCGATGGGCGGCATGGGCGGCATGGGCATGGACGGCATGATGTAA
- the groES gene encoding co-chaperone GroES has protein sequence MAIRPLHDRVVIKRLEAEEKTASGIVLPGAAAEKPDMGEVLAVGNGKILENGERRPLELKVGDKVIFGKYSGQTVKVEGEEVLVMREEDVMGIVE, from the coding sequence ATGGCAATCCGTCCTTTGCACGATCGTGTAGTGATCAAGCGCCTCGAAGCCGAAGAAAAAACCGCTTCGGGCATCGTCCTGCCCGGCGCCGCCGCTGAAAAGCCGGACATGGGCGAAGTGCTCGCCGTCGGCAACGGCAAGATCCTCGAGAACGGTGAGCGTCGCCCGCTCGAACTGAAAGTCGGCGACAAGGTGATCTTCGGCAAATACTCCGGCCAGACCGTGAAGGTCGAAGGCGAGGAAGTCCTCGTGATGCGCGAGGAAGACGTGATGGGCATCGTGGAATAA
- a CDS encoding potassium/proton antiporter: MELINQSILVAALILFISLLVSSFASRLGAPLLLVFLALGMLAGEDGPGGIAFDNYPLSYLIGTVALVVILFDGGLRTRIDSFRVGLKPALSLATLGVLVTALITGSFAAWLLDLSWLEGLLIGAIVGSTDAAAVFSLLSGSGLKLNRRVGAVLEIESGSNDPMAVFLTLALIGLIGAGRSVPDASLLMAFVQQMGVGAFAGWLGGRAMVWMFRRLSLEGALLSMFGLAAALLLFALASVAGGSGFLAIYLAGLLLGNARIGGLSTLLRVQDGYAWLAQVVMFLVLGLLVTPHELVPLAPAALAISLVLMLVARPVAVWLGLLPFSMQRREKFYIGWVGLRGAVPIILGIFPLMAGLPNGTIYFNVAFFVVLMSLVCQGWSLVPLAGRLGLKLPATPPPARRVKVEAGADTAFEAASFRVEAESVAERTTLAELALPEAAHLAAVFRGGERLAAGEAGALAEGDWLYLVGTDEALAEATALFSSRAEREAKRFYGVFTVDATLTAGELAHAYGVTLAPEYAALPLSDYCERLGQAPLVPGDIVPFGRLTLVVAKTEGNRVSQLGIRFVPDSARPS, encoded by the coding sequence TTGGAGCTCATCAATCAATCGATCCTGGTCGCCGCGCTGATCCTGTTCATCAGCCTCTTGGTGTCGTCGTTCGCATCGCGGCTCGGGGCGCCGTTGCTGCTGGTGTTTCTTGCGCTGGGCATGCTCGCCGGCGAGGATGGGCCGGGCGGCATCGCCTTCGACAACTATCCCTTGAGCTATCTGATCGGCACCGTCGCGCTGGTGGTGATCCTGTTCGACGGCGGCCTGAGGACGCGCATCGACAGCTTCCGCGTCGGCCTGAAGCCGGCGCTGTCGCTGGCGACGCTCGGCGTGCTGGTCACCGCGCTGATCACCGGCAGCTTCGCCGCGTGGCTGCTCGACCTCTCGTGGCTGGAAGGCCTCTTGATTGGCGCCATCGTCGGCTCGACCGACGCCGCCGCGGTGTTTTCCTTGCTGTCGGGCAGCGGGCTCAAACTCAACCGGCGCGTCGGCGCGGTGCTCGAGATCGAATCGGGCAGCAACGACCCGATGGCGGTGTTCCTGACGCTGGCGCTGATCGGCCTGATCGGGGCCGGACGCAGCGTGCCGGACGCGTCGCTCTTGATGGCCTTTGTGCAGCAGATGGGCGTCGGCGCGTTCGCCGGCTGGCTGGGCGGTCGCGCGATGGTGTGGATGTTCCGCCGCCTGTCGCTCGAGGGCGCGCTGTTGTCGATGTTCGGTCTCGCGGCCGCGCTGCTCCTGTTCGCGCTGGCGTCGGTCGCCGGTGGTAGCGGCTTCCTGGCGATCTACCTGGCCGGCCTCTTGCTCGGCAACGCGCGCATCGGCGGGCTGTCGACGCTGCTTCGCGTTCAGGACGGCTACGCTTGGCTCGCGCAGGTGGTGATGTTCCTGGTGTTGGGTCTCTTGGTCACGCCGCACGAGCTGGTGCCGCTCGCGCCGGCGGCGCTGGCCATCTCGCTGGTCTTGATGTTGGTGGCGCGGCCGGTCGCGGTGTGGCTGGGCCTGTTGCCGTTCAGCATGCAAAGAAGAGAGAAGTTCTACATCGGCTGGGTCGGCCTGCGCGGCGCGGTGCCGATCATTCTGGGCATCTTCCCGCTGATGGCCGGTCTGCCCAACGGCACGATCTATTTCAACGTCGCCTTCTTCGTCGTGCTGATGTCGCTGGTCTGCCAGGGCTGGAGCCTGGTGCCGCTCGCGGGCCGGCTCGGCCTCAAGCTGCCGGCGACGCCGCCACCGGCGCGGCGCGTGAAGGTCGAGGCCGGCGCCGACACGGCGTTCGAGGCGGCGTCATTCCGCGTCGAGGCCGAATCGGTCGCCGAGAGGACGACGTTGGCCGAGCTCGCGCTGCCCGAAGCCGCGCACCTGGCTGCGGTATTCCGCGGTGGCGAAAGGCTGGCGGCAGGCGAAGCCGGCGCCTTGGCCGAGGGCGACTGGCTGTATCTGGTCGGCACGGACGAGGCGCTTGCCGAGGCGACCGCGCTGTTCTCGAGCCGCGCCGAGCGCGAAGCGAAGCGCTTTTACGGCGTTTTCACCGTCGACGCGACGCTGACCGCCGGCGAACTGGCGCACGCCTACGGCGTGACGCTGGCGCCCGAATACGCCGCCTTGCCGCTGTCCGACTATTGCGAAAGGCTCGGCCAAGCTCCGCTGGTGCCGGGCGACATCGTGCCCTTCGGCCGCCTGACGCTGGTGGTGGCCAAAACCGAGGGCAATCGCGTGTCGCAACTGGGTATCCGTTTCGTGCCGGATTCTGCTCGTCCTTCCTGA
- a CDS encoding dicarboxylate/amino acid:cation symporter, with product MQKKPFYRSLYFQVIVAILLGVAVGHFWPDTGASLKPLGDGFIKLVKMMIAPIIFCTVVVGIAGMEDMKKVGRVGGKALLYFEAVTTLALIIGLVVVNVLKPGAGMNVDPATLDAGSIAKYTAKAGEQSVVDFVLHVIPNSVVGAFAEGEILQVLLFSVLFGFALAKIGTPAKPLVNLFEKVSQGLFVVIGMIMKLAPVGAFGAMAFTIGKYGVASLSSLAALMGSFYLTCLLFVFLVLGTITKIAGFSVWGLIKYIKEELLIVLGTSSSESALPRLMTKMERLGCQKSVVGLVVPTGYSFNLDGTSIYLTMAAIFIAQACGIDLSLTQQLTIIGVLLLTSKGAAGVTGSGFITLAATLATVPDIPVAGLALILGIDRFMSEARALTNLVGNAVATVVVAKWEDSLDTATLKRELANPTPLIDTVLEPVAELAEERR from the coding sequence ATGCAGAAAAAACCTTTCTATCGCAGCCTGTACTTCCAGGTCATCGTCGCGATCCTCCTCGGTGTGGCCGTCGGCCACTTCTGGCCGGACACCGGCGCGTCGCTCAAGCCGCTTGGTGACGGCTTCATCAAGCTGGTGAAGATGATGATCGCGCCGATCATCTTCTGCACCGTCGTGGTCGGCATCGCCGGCATGGAAGACATGAAGAAGGTCGGCCGCGTCGGCGGCAAGGCGCTGCTCTACTTCGAAGCGGTGACCACGCTCGCGCTGATCATCGGCCTTGTCGTCGTCAACGTGCTCAAACCGGGCGCCGGCATGAACGTCGACCCGGCGACGCTGGACGCCGGCTCCATCGCCAAGTACACCGCCAAGGCCGGCGAGCAGTCGGTGGTCGACTTCGTGCTGCACGTGATTCCTAACAGCGTCGTCGGCGCGTTCGCCGAGGGCGAGATCCTGCAGGTGCTGCTGTTCTCGGTGCTGTTCGGCTTCGCGCTGGCCAAGATCGGCACGCCGGCCAAGCCGCTGGTCAACCTGTTCGAGAAGGTGTCGCAAGGCCTGTTCGTGGTGATCGGCATGATCATGAAGCTCGCCCCGGTCGGCGCGTTCGGCGCGATGGCGTTCACCATCGGCAAGTACGGCGTCGCTAGCCTGTCGTCGCTCGCCGCGCTGATGGGGTCGTTCTACCTGACCTGCCTGCTGTTCGTGTTCCTGGTGCTGGGCACCATCACCAAGATCGCCGGCTTCAGCGTGTGGGGCCTGATCAAGTACATCAAGGAAGAGCTGTTGATCGTGCTCGGCACCTCGTCGTCCGAATCGGCGCTGCCGCGCCTGATGACGAAGATGGAACGCCTCGGCTGCCAGAAGTCGGTGGTGGGCCTCGTGGTGCCGACCGGCTACTCGTTCAACCTCGACGGCACGTCGATCTACCTGACGATGGCGGCGATCTTCATCGCCCAGGCTTGCGGCATCGACCTGTCGCTGACGCAGCAACTGACCATCATCGGCGTGCTGCTGCTGACCAGCAAGGGCGCCGCCGGCGTCACCGGTTCGGGCTTCATCACGCTGGCGGCGACGCTCGCCACCGTGCCGGACATCCCGGTCGCCGGCCTCGCGCTGATCCTCGGCATCGACCGCTTCATGTCCGAAGCGCGCGCGCTGACCAACCTGGTCGGCAACGCGGTCGCGACCGTGGTGGTCGCCAAGTGGGAAGACTCGCTCGATACCGCCACGCTGAAGCGCGAGCTGGCGAACCCGACGCCGCTGATCGACACCGTGCTCGAGCCGGTGGCCGAGCTGGCCGAAGAGCGTCGCTGA
- a CDS encoding energy transducer TonB — MGSRGPGDGHVFVAALAVSLAAHAATLALWPPRPHTVGEPQPLTVKLVGVRKEAAADARPTLPEPARAASPAASLTPRRADAAKPETGRAETPKATRSGPAESVSSSVSTASSPVTGGGGTTASAAKHEAATGQAGGTGEPGEDAPTTPARYRADYLTNPPPAYPERSRELGEEGRVEVRVRVTVDGRPAEVQLARSSGYKRLDDAALKAVAHWRFVPARRGDTHVEAWLIVPMPFRLDDAR; from the coding sequence ATGGGAAGCCGCGGCCCCGGCGACGGGCACGTGTTCGTCGCAGCGCTCGCCGTCTCGCTCGCCGCGCACGCGGCGACGCTGGCGCTGTGGCCGCCGCGGCCGCATACCGTCGGCGAGCCGCAGCCGCTGACGGTGAAGCTGGTTGGTGTCCGCAAGGAGGCCGCAGCCGATGCGCGGCCAACCTTGCCTGAGCCTGCCCGGGCGGCGTCTCCTGCCGCCTCTTTGACGCCCCGCAGAGCGGACGCTGCGAAGCCGGAAACCGGCCGCGCCGAAACGCCGAAAGCGACGCGGTCGGGACCGGCCGAGTCGGTTTCTTCATCGGTATCGACGGCGTCATCGCCGGTAACGGGCGGAGGCGGCACAACCGCGTCGGCCGCGAAGCACGAGGCGGCCACCGGCCAGGCGGGCGGCACGGGCGAGCCCGGCGAAGACGCGCCGACCACGCCGGCGCGCTACCGCGCCGACTACCTGACCAATCCGCCGCCGGCCTACCCGGAGCGCTCGCGCGAACTGGGCGAGGAGGGCAGGGTCGAGGTCCGCGTGCGCGTCACCGTCGACGGCCGCCCGGCCGAGGTGCAGCTCGCCAGGTCGAGCGGCTACAAGCGGCTCGACGACGCGGCGCTGAAGGCGGTCGCGCACTGGCGCTTCGTGCCGGCCAGGCGCGGCGACACGCACGTCGAGGCGTGGCTGATCGTGCCGATGCCGTTCAGGCTTGACGACGCGCGCTGA